aaatgtttgacatccaatagccgatgattaattagtcaatgtgatccagtggtgtcgttaaacaaaacaaaccttcttCTTACTATCAGCTAACTGTAACCTGCGTTATATTTAATTCGAAATACGTCACAAAACCTTTATGCACGTCAGATTTTTCATTGAAGAAATTGGAAGAGAAAAGAATCAGAATTTGAAGAATTAGTCAGTCAATGTCTGTGTCGTCgtcgttttgttttcttttattgatctTCATGGAAGTACTAGTTGCCGAAAagttttaagtttatattaaacgtGCCACCAAAAATCATCGTACCACTGAATAATCCAGGTATCACGTCATCTACATTTAGTTCGGTTCGAGACGATGTTTTCTGTGGTGTTGTGTTGTAAAGTGTGAATTAATGGATATTATTCAGTGACCGGGAATGTCTTTAATAGGCAATCCAAAACAAGCACCaactttgttttatgtattgttAAGGGCATTCCCTGTAACCTTGTGCTATAAATAGTCGCGTTGGAACCGGAAACTAAGTCCGGCTGTTGAGTTGAATATTACAAGGTGCATTTGATGAATTCGTGACTGTACTTAGATAATAAGCTTTAATTAACAAAACCCAACTAAACCAAAAAACCTTGTATATAGGTTTGAAACGAAAACCCTTATACAcaataaacattcctttattattaatattgtgttatgTATGTCATACATATTGTAACataatcaataataaataaataaataaataagtaagtaaataaatattttatttttcagatctCTCAAGAAGAAAGGACATGTCAAAGCTGGTGGTGCTGGTCTGTGGCGGGGGTAATGGCGCCCACACGGCGGCTGGTCTCTCAGCCTCTCGCGAGAATACGGAGTCACGTGTCCTGACTTTATTCAAGGACGAAGCCGAGAGGTGGACTAACATGATGAAGGAGAATGATTTCACTGTGCAGGTGAATGACCCAAATACTAATAAATGCACATACATCAAAGCTAAACCAAAAATTGTGTCCAAAGATCCAGCGAAGGTGGTGCCAGGAGCGCATTTGATTATTTTCACGATGCCAGCTTTTGCTCATCCAACCTACTTCGAAGCTATTAGGCCTCACCTGGAGGCCGGTGCCACAGTCGTTGGAATGCCAGGACAACCTGGGTTCGAGTTTCAGTGCTTCGACATCTTAAAGGACAAGGCTAAATCCTGCACGATCATGTCATTCGAGTCTCTCCCATGGGCAACACGTATTTTGGAATTTGGTAAGACTGTCGAGATACTAGGTGCAAAGGAATCACTTATGGGAAGTATAATAAAAGGGAAAACTAAGCCATCCCATGATCCACTGCAGAGTATGCAAAAGATCGTTGGACTTCGCCCAGTCTTAAAGCAGACGAGCAATTATATAGAGCCCTACTTGTTAACAAAAGCAATAGTCCACCCGCCGATTATGTATGCAAGATGGAAGGATTGGGATGGAAAACCCCTTGACAAAGAGCCGCTGTTTTATCAAGGCGTGGATGAGATGGGAGCAAAATACCTGAGTGGCGTGGCAGATGAATTAATGGAAACCGCTAAGGCTTTCCAAAAGAAAAACCCAAAACTGGATATGTCTCACGTGATCCACCTAACAGATTGGTACCGACAGGACTATGCAAAGGACATCAAGGATAAGACGAATCTGAAGACATGCCTGCATACAAATGCTGCCTACGATGGACTTGTTCACCCTATGATAGAGAAAGATGGGAAGTTTATGCCGAACTTTAAATACCGATATCTGGTGGAAGACGTGCCCAATGGATTAGTCGTCACAAAGGGTCTGGCCCTCATTGCTGGAGTGAAAACTCCCTATACTGACGAGGTTCTACTGTGGTGCCAGAAGACGATGGGAAAGGAATACATGGTGGATGGTCAGCTCAAGGGAAAGGACATCAAGGACTCGAGATGTCCTCAACGTTATGGTTACAACACAATTGATGACTTGGTCAGTATTCTTTAAGCTGACGCATGCCATTCAACACCACGATAAATGGTGCGATGTTATGGGATGATATTGCAAAACTGCCTGTAGATATTTACATGTAACTATATTCAGTTTCAAGTGGTGACAAACACTTTCGATCGTAACGTTTGTATAGTTTAGTTAATAAGCTATACATTTACGTCAAGGAAAGTTGAACTTAGATGGAATTGCTTTAAAACATTCTGTCTcgattaatattgttattgttttcagtCATTTTGTTCAGTGTACGTCCAACATTGTACTTTAATGATTATAAAGAATGGTTTCATTGTTTGgcttaatatataattataccaTTTTTCAGTCAAATAAAAAAAGTGTCTTCATGGTTTATTTTCAgcttgaatgaaaaaaaaaaaaaaaaattagaattttACCAGCAATTTGAACCGCATACTGCAACCATTAGAGTAATTACGGCTATTCAGTGAGTGTCTAATATCATAATAGCAGCACTAGTTTAAAAGAGTGAGAAGAGAAACCCGGTACCGCCACGTAGGTTACGCTTACCGAATGGAGTTGAAGACACCTTTTGCATCAACTTTCTCATCTATATTGGATAATTTTAGAAACAAATTCTACTTTTTAAACTTGGATATTGGGAAAGGTATACAATGCAGAACAGtgatatttttcacaaaacCAGTACATTGTGTTGAGTACTGatgatacaattttattttaatttccttacatatattacttttaaaatggcgCGCGATACAAACATGATGTCAAAAAATGCTCTAGCCTaccattttcttttcatatatcCCATAATCTTTTGTTGCAGGGTCAATACACTTCTTGATTTcatgtgacacccaatagccgatgtgtatttttgtgctggggtgttgttaaacattttaccggcctcagtggcgtagtggttaggccatcggtctacaggctggtaggtactgggttcggatcccagtcgaggcatgggatttttaatccagataccgactccaaaccctgagtgagtgctccgcaaggctcaatgggtaggtgtaaaccacttgcacagacctgtgatccataactggttcatcaaaggccatgctttgtgctatcctgcctgtgggaagtgcaaataaaagatcccttgctgctaatcggaaagagtagccaatgtagtggcgacagcgggtttcctgtcaaaatctgtgtggtccttaaccatatgtctgacgccatataaccgtaaataaaatgtgttgagtgcgtcgttaaataaaatatttctttcttcttctttttttaaattttaaaataatttaggCGAATTTATATCAGGAaaaata
The sequence above is drawn from the Gigantopelta aegis isolate Gae_Host chromosome 6, Gae_host_genome, whole genome shotgun sequence genome and encodes:
- the LOC121375879 gene encoding opine dehydrogenase-like; the encoded protein is MSKLVVLVCGGGNGAHTAAGLSASRENTESRVLTLFKDEAERWTNMMKENDFTVQVNDPNTNKCTYIKAKPKIVSKDPAKVVPGAHLIIFTMPAFAHPTYFEAIRPHLEAGATVVGMPGQPGFEFQCFDILKDKAKSCTIMSFESLPWATRILEFGKTVEILGAKESLMGSIIKGKTKPSHDPLQSMQKIVGLRPVLKQTSNYIEPYLLTKAIVHPPIMYARWKDWDGKPLDKEPLFYQGVDEMGAKYLSGVADELMETAKAFQKKNPKLDMSHVIHLTDWYRQDYAKDIKDKTNLKTCLHTNAAYDGLVHPMIEKDGKFMPNFKYRYLVEDVPNGLVVTKGLALIAGVKTPYTDEVLLWCQKTMGKEYMVDGQLKGKDIKDSRCPQRYGYNTIDDLVSIL